A window from Actinomycetospora corticicola encodes these proteins:
- a CDS encoding DEAD/DEAH box helicase, translating into MTTRAPGRPGPTSDTPSAPPLRQWQRRALTRYLADRPKDFLAVATPGAGKTTFALRVAAELLGDRTVDTVTIVCPTEHLKHQWAGAATRAGIALDPEYSNSVGRLSADFHGVAVTYAQVAAHPMLHMNRTESRRTLVIFDEIHHAGDAKSWGEATREAFGGATRRLALTGTPFRSDDSPIPFITYEPDSAGALRSKADHSYGYSDALADGVVRPVVFLAYSGQASWRTSAGEEMTARLGEPLTAEQTSRAWKTALDPKGDWMPAVLQAADTRLTQLRQGGMPDAGGLVIATDHTTAKAYAKILGALSGEEPVVVLSDDPKASGRIAGFAASNDRWLVAVRMVSEGVDVPRLAVGVYATSASTPLFFAQAVGRFVRSRRAGETASVFLPSVPTLLGLASELELQRDHVLGEPHRPKEGLEDELLEQANRTEDEPGEQEKSFEALSAEAELDQLIYDGASFGTAAGAGSDEEQDYLGLPGLLDPDQVRALLRKRQTDQLDEESRRAREAPAEPAAPPPARLKPSAAEKLKELRRELNTLVAAHHHRTGQPHGVIHGDLRKACGGPATPVATAEQIEERITTLRTWRSQPSR; encoded by the coding sequence TTGACCACGCGCGCGCCCGGACGCCCCGGCCCGACGTCGGACACCCCGTCGGCCCCGCCCCTGCGGCAGTGGCAGCGACGGGCCCTCACCCGCTACCTGGCCGACCGCCCGAAGGACTTCCTCGCGGTCGCGACGCCGGGCGCGGGGAAGACGACCTTCGCGCTGCGGGTGGCGGCCGAGCTGCTCGGCGACCGCACCGTCGACACGGTGACGATCGTGTGCCCCACCGAGCACCTCAAGCACCAGTGGGCCGGCGCGGCGACGCGCGCGGGCATCGCCCTGGACCCGGAGTACTCGAACTCGGTGGGGCGGCTCTCGGCGGACTTCCACGGCGTGGCCGTCACCTACGCCCAGGTCGCGGCGCACCCGATGCTGCACATGAACCGCACCGAGTCGCGACGCACCCTGGTGATCTTCGACGAGATCCACCACGCCGGGGACGCGAAGAGCTGGGGCGAGGCCACGCGGGAGGCGTTCGGCGGGGCCACCCGCCGCCTCGCGCTGACCGGGACGCCCTTCCGCTCCGACGACAGCCCGATCCCGTTCATCACCTACGAGCCCGACTCCGCCGGGGCCCTCCGCTCGAAGGCCGACCACTCCTACGGCTACTCCGACGCCCTCGCCGACGGCGTCGTGCGGCCCGTGGTGTTCCTCGCCTACTCCGGGCAGGCGTCGTGGCGCACGAGCGCGGGCGAGGAGATGACCGCCCGGCTCGGGGAGCCGCTCACCGCGGAGCAGACCTCCCGGGCGTGGAAGACGGCGCTCGACCCCAAGGGCGACTGGATGCCCGCCGTCCTGCAGGCCGCGGACACCCGGCTCACCCAGCTGCGCCAGGGCGGGATGCCCGACGCCGGGGGACTGGTCATCGCCACCGACCACACCACCGCGAAGGCCTACGCGAAGATCCTCGGCGCGCTCTCCGGGGAGGAGCCCGTCGTCGTCCTGTCCGACGACCCGAAGGCCTCCGGCCGCATCGCGGGCTTCGCCGCCTCGAACGACCGCTGGCTGGTGGCCGTCCGGATGGTGAGCGAGGGCGTCGACGTGCCGCGGCTCGCCGTCGGGGTCTACGCCACGAGCGCCTCCACGCCGCTGTTCTTCGCCCAGGCCGTCGGCCGCTTCGTGCGCTCGCGCCGGGCGGGGGAGACCGCGTCGGTGTTCCTGCCCAGTGTGCCGACGCTGCTCGGCCTCGCGAGCGAGCTCGAGCTGCAGCGCGACCACGTGCTCGGCGAACCGCACCGGCCGAAGGAGGGTCTCGAGGACGAGCTCCTCGAGCAGGCCAACCGCACGGAGGACGAGCCGGGGGAGCAGGAGAAGAGCTTCGAGGCGCTCTCCGCCGAGGCCGAGCTCGACCAGCTCATCTACGACGGTGCCTCCTTCGGCACGGCGGCCGGGGCGGGCAGCGACGAGGAGCAGGACTACCTGGGCCTGCCGGGCCTGCTCGACCCCGACCAGGTGCGGGCGCTGCTGCGCAAGCGGCAGACCGACCAGCTCGACGAGGAGAGCCGTCGGGCCCGCGAGGCCCCCGCGGAGCCCGCGGCCCCGCCGCCGGCCCGGCTCAAGCCCTCGGCGGCCGAGAAGCTCAAGGAGCTGCGCCGCGAGCTCAACACGCTCGTCGCCGCGCACCACCACCGCACCGGGCAGCCGCACGGGGTCATCCACGGCGACCTGCGCAAGGCCTGCGGCGGCCCGGCGACCCCGGTCGCCACGGCCGAGCAGATCGAGGAGCGCATCACCACGCTGCGGACGTGGCGGTCGCAGCCGAGCCGGTGA
- a CDS encoding DUF3039 domain-containing protein, with the protein MSQTAVLPDVRPDATDRTNDDDPKMFHYVRKDKVVESAVMGNMVVALCGETFPVTRSPKPGSPVCPACKEIFNKLPRGGGDDE; encoded by the coding sequence ATGAGCCAGACCGCGGTCCTCCCCGACGTCCGACCGGATGCCACGGATCGGACGAACGACGACGACCCGAAGATGTTCCACTACGTCCGCAAGGACAAGGTGGTCGAGAGCGCCGTCATGGGGAACATGGTCGTGGCGCTGTGCGGGGAGACCTTCCCGGTCACCCGCTCGCCGAAGCCCGGCTCGCCGGTCTGCCCGGCGTGCAAGGAGATCTTCAACAAGCTGCCGCGCGGCGGCGGGGACGACGAGTAG
- a CDS encoding DUF3099 domain-containing protein: MKRRQDDEPVLITEAAVSFEDEFAARKKRYSLIMAFRIPCLVLAGVFGIGFNWPWVAVAFIVLSVPLPWIAVLIANDRPPKKSQKVSRYQADRQALPKVSEAQIIEAAEALDKRSQTFMHRTDGPRQPQQDDPDHAPPRTGTDG; this comes from the coding sequence GTGAAGCGGCGTCAGGACGACGAGCCCGTGCTCATCACCGAGGCCGCCGTCTCGTTCGAGGACGAGTTCGCCGCCCGCAAGAAGCGATACTCGTTGATCATGGCCTTCCGTATCCCGTGCCTCGTGCTGGCCGGGGTCTTCGGGATCGGCTTCAACTGGCCGTGGGTCGCGGTCGCGTTCATCGTGCTGTCGGTGCCCCTCCCGTGGATCGCGGTGCTCATCGCGAACGACCGGCCACCGAAGAAGTCGCAGAAGGTCAGTCGCTACCAGGCCGACCGCCAGGCGCTGCCGAAGGTCAGCGAGGCGCAGATCATCGAGGCCGCCGAGGCGCTCGACAAGCGCTCGCAGACCTTCATGCACCGCACCGACGGTCCCCGCCAGCCCCAGCAGGACGATCCCGATCACGCGCCGCCGCGCACCGGGACCGACGGCTGA
- a CDS encoding ABC transporter ATP-binding protein → MSLVGEGLVGGWRRGHAVVDRLDVGVEPGRVLGVAGPSGCGKSTLVRMLALLHDPWRGVVAVDGTPVPRMRHRAPAALRRRIGVVFQQPRAAADPRLTLEQVLTEPLRARGERDAGVLAARAEELSDRVGLTRDLRGRRPHEVSDGQLQRACLARALATGPDYLLCDEMTAMLDASTTAALVGVIGEEVARGLGVLTVTHDEPLLAAWADEVVRPWSGPR, encoded by the coding sequence ATGAGCCTCGTCGGGGAGGGGCTGGTCGGCGGCTGGCGGCGCGGGCACGCGGTGGTCGACCGGCTCGACGTGGGCGTCGAGCCCGGGCGGGTGCTCGGCGTGGCGGGTCCGAGCGGCTGCGGGAAGTCGACGCTCGTGCGGATGCTCGCGCTGCTGCACGACCCGTGGCGCGGTGTCGTCGCGGTGGACGGCACGCCCGTGCCCCGGATGCGCCACCGGGCGCCCGCCGCGCTGCGCCGACGGATCGGGGTCGTGTTCCAGCAGCCGCGGGCCGCGGCCGATCCGCGTCTGACCCTCGAGCAGGTGCTGACCGAGCCGCTGCGCGCCCGGGGCGAGCGCGACGCCGGGGTGCTCGCGGCGCGGGCCGAGGAACTGAGCGACCGGGTCGGGCTCACGCGCGACCTGCGCGGCCGGCGTCCGCACGAGGTCTCCGACGGGCAGCTGCAGCGGGCCTGTCTCGCCCGCGCCCTGGCGACCGGGCCGGACTACCTGCTCTGCGACGAGATGACGGCGATGCTCGACGCGTCGACCACCGCCGCGCTGGTGGGGGTCATCGGCGAGGAGGTCGCCCGTGGGCTCGGCGTGCTCACCGTCACCCACGACGAACCGCTGCTCGCGGCGTGGGCGGACGAGGTGGTGCGGCCCTGGTCCGGCCCGCGATGA
- a CDS encoding ABC transporter ATP-binding protein produces MNAVNGASGTALVVTGLDVRFRLRGGRVVRAATDVDVTLRRGRLLALVGESGCGKSVLTEALTGLLPGNAEVRGSAVLEPGPDGPGDGGRAEGLDLLTASEAELRDTVRGRRVGLVGQSAGTFLTPTRTVGAQLREAVRFLGGTATAEELAARAGLPTSALDDYPHELSGGTAQRAGLAVALAGDPEVLLADEPTAGLDRPLVDRTTDLLVDLAREGRAVLLITHDLRAVQRIAATGPVDLAVMYASRIVETGPAAEVFAHPWHPYTDGLIGALPGERFEPIPGHPPELSDLPSGCPFRPRCPHAPVAAPAPAGHRPCTDDPTLVSHGGRAVACAPGGPA; encoded by the coding sequence GTGAACGCTGTGAACGGTGCGAGCGGGACGGCGCTCGTGGTCACCGGGCTCGACGTCCGGTTCCGGCTGCGGGGCGGGCGCGTCGTGCGGGCGGCGACGGACGTCGACGTGACCCTGCGCCGCGGCCGGCTGCTCGCGCTCGTGGGGGAGTCGGGCTGCGGGAAGTCGGTCCTCACCGAGGCGCTCACCGGGCTCCTGCCGGGCAACGCCGAGGTCCGGGGGAGCGCGGTCCTGGAGCCGGGACCCGACGGCCCCGGCGACGGGGGGCGGGCCGAGGGCCTCGACCTGCTCACCGCGTCCGAGGCGGAGCTGCGGGACACGGTGCGGGGTCGCCGCGTGGGGCTCGTGGGCCAGTCCGCGGGCACGTTCCTCACGCCGACCCGCACGGTCGGCGCCCAGCTGCGGGAGGCGGTGCGGTTCCTCGGCGGCACCGCGACGGCGGAGGAGCTGGCCGCGCGGGCGGGGCTGCCGACGTCCGCCCTCGACGACTACCCGCACGAGCTCTCCGGGGGCACCGCGCAGCGGGCCGGCCTCGCGGTGGCCCTGGCCGGCGACCCGGAGGTGCTCCTCGCCGACGAGCCCACCGCGGGGCTCGACCGGCCGCTCGTGGACCGCACCACCGACCTGCTCGTCGACCTCGCCCGGGAGGGACGCGCCGTCCTGCTCATCACCCACGACCTGCGGGCGGTGCAGCGCATCGCCGCGACCGGCCCGGTCGACCTCGCCGTCATGTACGCCAGCCGGATCGTCGAGACGGGGCCGGCGGCCGAGGTGTTCGCGCACCCGTGGCACCCGTACACCGACGGGCTGATCGGGGCCCTGCCCGGCGAGCGCTTCGAGCCGATCCCGGGGCACCCGCCCGAGCTGTCCGACCTGCCGTCGGGATGTCCCTTCCGGCCGCGCTGTCCGCACGCCCCCGTCGCCGCGCCCGCCCCGGCCGGGCACCGCCCGTGCACCGACGACCCGACCCTGGTGTCCCACGGCGGCCGCGCGGTCGCCTGCGCCCCGGGAGGACCGGCATGA
- a CDS encoding ABC transporter permease has product MAELDLRRPVVRTDGPDGRAPWRPAGRRRPGTLRARASWTGRGRLIAGLAGLAVLVLGAVLIPWLGGLDQGAVDYTAVRQPPSPAHPFGTDAVGRDLFLRSFAGLGVSLTVAASCAVISTVIGTLYGALSGLLGGWPDRVLMRAVDGVNAVPHLLLGIVIVALYRGSVLAVIASIGLTHWTTVARVVRSEVLSLRGRPFVDAAISGGASRRRVLGRHLLPAVVPPAVLSSVLILPHAVWHETALSFLGLGLPPHLASLGNILAEGRQAVLLGSWWIVVFPSALLAATTLAVAGVAAWWRDRSRPRRRSELAL; this is encoded by the coding sequence ATGGCTGAGCTCGACCTGCGCCGACCCGTCGTCCGGACCGACGGCCCGGACGGACGGGCGCCCTGGCGACCCGCCGGGCGGCGACGCCCCGGCACGCTGCGGGCGCGGGCATCCTGGACCGGCCGGGGCCGCCTGATCGCCGGGCTGGCCGGCCTGGCCGTCCTCGTCCTCGGCGCCGTGCTGATCCCGTGGCTCGGCGGGCTCGACCAGGGCGCGGTGGACTACACGGCGGTCCGACAGCCACCGTCGCCCGCGCACCCGTTCGGCACGGACGCGGTCGGGCGCGACCTGTTCCTGCGCTCCTTCGCCGGGCTCGGCGTCTCGCTCACCGTCGCGGCGTCCTGCGCGGTGATCTCGACGGTCATCGGCACGCTGTACGGGGCGCTCTCGGGGCTCCTCGGCGGCTGGCCCGACCGCGTCCTCATGCGCGCCGTCGACGGCGTGAACGCGGTGCCGCACCTGCTGCTGGGCATCGTCATCGTCGCGCTCTACCGCGGGAGCGTGCTCGCGGTGATCGCGTCGATCGGGCTGACGCACTGGACGACGGTCGCCCGCGTGGTGCGCTCCGAGGTCCTCTCGCTGCGCGGCCGGCCCTTCGTCGACGCGGCGATCAGCGGCGGCGCGTCCCGACGACGGGTCCTCGGTCGCCACCTGCTCCCGGCGGTCGTCCCGCCCGCGGTGCTCTCCAGCGTGCTGATCCTGCCGCACGCGGTGTGGCACGAGACGGCCCTGTCGTTCCTCGGGCTCGGGCTCCCGCCGCACCTGGCGAGCCTCGGCAACATCCTCGCGGAGGGGCGGCAGGCCGTGCTGCTGGGCAGTTGGTGGATCGTCGTGTTCCCGTCCGCGCTGCTCGCCGCGACCACCCTCGCGGTGGCGGGCGTCGCCGCGTGGTGGCGGGACCGGTCGCGGCCCCGTCGACGCTCGGAGCTCGCGCTGTGA
- a CDS encoding ABC transporter permease, with translation MTAPTDTTTRRGRGREIAVLVAWRTGVAVPVVAVVATGVFLLAAWSPFDPIYQYFGAGVFSAGDAVIANAREQLGLDDSVWTQLGRWAGGLASGDLGQSLSFRQPVSTVIAQRLPWTLLLVTAGLLVAVVISLVAGVTAAWRQGGWVDRGVTAVGHTLEGLPPFVLALGAIAVFAVAWPVLPVAGLTDAGAAPTVDQVARHLVLPAVVLGISQTPWLVLHVRSSLLGALDEDHVTGARARGLPERVVVLRHALPTALLPFVTVLGNRLPELVTGAVLVETVFSWPGIAAAVVTAALSVDFPLLAALTLLTTVAVLVGALLADVAVLVLDPRVSADG, from the coding sequence GTGACCGCCCCGACGGACACGACGACCCGTCGCGGCCGGGGACGGGAGATCGCCGTCCTCGTCGCGTGGCGCACCGGGGTGGCGGTCCCGGTGGTCGCGGTGGTGGCGACCGGGGTGTTCCTGCTCGCCGCGTGGTCGCCCTTCGACCCGATCTACCAGTACTTCGGGGCGGGCGTCTTCTCCGCGGGCGACGCGGTGATCGCGAACGCCCGGGAGCAGCTCGGGCTGGACGACTCCGTGTGGACCCAGCTCGGTCGCTGGGCGGGCGGGCTGGCGTCCGGCGACCTGGGGCAGAGCCTGTCGTTCCGGCAGCCGGTGTCGACGGTGATCGCGCAGCGGCTGCCGTGGACGCTGCTACTGGTGACGGCGGGTCTCCTCGTCGCCGTGGTGATCTCCCTGGTGGCCGGGGTGACGGCGGCCTGGCGTCAGGGCGGGTGGGTCGACCGCGGGGTGACCGCGGTCGGCCACACCCTGGAGGGCCTGCCGCCGTTCGTGCTCGCGCTGGGGGCGATCGCGGTGTTCGCCGTCGCCTGGCCCGTGCTGCCGGTCGCCGGGCTCACCGACGCCGGGGCCGCGCCGACCGTCGACCAGGTGGCGCGCCACCTCGTCCTGCCGGCCGTGGTCCTGGGCATCTCGCAGACCCCGTGGCTGGTGCTGCACGTGCGCTCGTCGCTGCTCGGGGCCCTCGACGAGGACCACGTCACCGGCGCGCGCGCCCGGGGGCTGCCGGAACGCGTCGTGGTGCTGCGCCACGCCCTGCCCACGGCGCTGCTGCCGTTCGTCACGGTGCTCGGCAACCGGCTCCCGGAGCTGGTCACCGGCGCGGTGCTGGTGGAGACCGTGTTCTCGTGGCCGGGGATCGCGGCGGCCGTGGTGACCGCCGCGCTCTCCGTCGACTTCCCGCTGCTCGCGGCGCTGACGTTGCTGACCACGGTCGCGGTGCTGGTGGGGGCCCTCCTCGCCGACGTCGCCGTGCTCGTCCTGGACCCGAGGGTGAGCGCCGATGGCTGA